One genomic segment of Pseudomonadota bacterium includes these proteins:
- the guaB gene encoding IMP dehydrogenase, with protein sequence MRILEEALTFDDVLLVPAYSEILPREVDLGTRLTREIRLNLPLVSAAMDTVTEARLAITMAQEGGIGIVHKSMTIEGQAAEVARVKKFESGVIRDPITVPPDMTIRQVIELTRSKGISGVPVVQGAKVVGIVTHRDLRFEVKLDAPVSSVMTPKERLVTVRENAPKDEVLLLLHKHRIEKVLVVNGNEELRGMITVKDFQKATEFPRACKDSSGRLRVGAAVGTAFDTLDRVAALRDAGVDVVVVDTAHGHSKGVLDMIKRIKAKWGDLQIIGGNVATSDAAKDLVKAGVDGIKVGIGPGSICTTRIVAGVGVPQISAVSNVSAAVENKVPVIADGGIRFSGDIAKAIVAGADCVMIGGLFAGTEESPGEVELYQGASYKAYRGMGSLGAMSERHGSADRYFQDTAAELEKLVPEGVEGRVPYKGSLVSIIHQLAGGLRAAMGYTGSTSIEAMRKNPKFVRVTGAGMRESHVHDVQITKEAPNYRVS encoded by the coding sequence ATGCGAATTCTTGAAGAAGCGTTGACCTTCGACGACGTTCTTTTAGTCCCGGCTTACTCGGAAATCCTGCCGCGCGAAGTCGACCTAGGAACGCGCCTCACCCGCGAAATCCGTCTCAATCTCCCGCTCGTGTCCGCTGCCATGGACACCGTCACCGAAGCGCGCCTCGCCATCACCATGGCCCAGGAAGGCGGCATCGGCATCGTCCACAAGAGCATGACCATCGAGGGTCAGGCCGCCGAAGTGGCGCGGGTGAAGAAGTTCGAGAGCGGCGTGATCCGCGACCCGATCACGGTCCCGCCCGATATGACGATCCGCCAGGTCATCGAACTAACCAGATCGAAGGGCATCTCCGGCGTGCCGGTGGTGCAGGGCGCCAAGGTCGTCGGCATCGTCACGCACCGCGACCTGCGTTTCGAAGTGAAGCTCGACGCGCCGGTGTCGTCCGTCATGACGCCGAAAGAGCGGCTGGTCACCGTGCGCGAAAACGCGCCGAAGGACGAGGTGCTGCTGCTGCTGCACAAACACCGCATCGAGAAGGTGCTGGTGGTCAACGGCAACGAAGAACTGCGCGGCATGATCACCGTGAAGGATTTCCAGAAAGCCACCGAGTTTCCGCGCGCCTGCAAGGATTCCTCCGGCCGCCTGCGCGTCGGCGCGGCCGTCGGCACGGCGTTCGACACCCTCGATCGGGTGGCCGCGCTGCGTGATGCCGGCGTCGACGTGGTCGTCGTCGATACCGCGCACGGCCATTCGAAAGGCGTGCTGGACATGATCAAACGCATCAAGGCGAAGTGGGGCGACCTGCAGATCATCGGCGGCAACGTCGCGACCAGCGATGCCGCGAAGGACCTCGTGAAGGCCGGCGTCGACGGCATCAAGGTCGGCATCGGCCCGGGCTCGATCTGCACCACGCGTATCGTCGCTGGCGTCGGAGTGCCGCAGATCTCGGCGGTATCGAACGTGTCGGCCGCGGTCGAAAACAAGGTGCCGGTCATCGCGGACGGCGGCATCCGTTTCTCGGGCGACATCGCCAAGGCCATTGTCGCCGGCGCGGATTGCGTGATGATCGGCGGGCTGTTCGCCGGCACCGAAGAATCCCCTGGCGAGGTCGAGCTCTACCAGGGCGCGTCGTACAAGGCGTATCGCGGCATGGGTAGTTTGGGTGCCATGAGCGAGCGCCACGGCTCGGCCGATCGCTATTTCCAGGACACCGCGGCGGAGCTGGAGAAGCTCGTGCCCGAAGGCGTCGAAGGCCGCGTCCCCTACAAGGGCAGCCTCGTGTCTATCATCCATCAGCTGGCGGGCGGATTGCGCGCGGCCATGGGTTACACCGGCAGCACCAGCATCGAAGCCATGCGCAAGAATCCGAAATTCGTGCGGGTCACCGGCGCCGGCATGCGCGAGAGCCACGTGCACGACGTGCAGATCACCAAGGAAGCACCTAACTATCGTGTTTCCTAG